The Lycium barbarum isolate Lr01 chromosome 10, ASM1917538v2, whole genome shotgun sequence genome includes a region encoding these proteins:
- the LOC132612910 gene encoding uncharacterized protein LOC132612910 encodes MVMMYGGSNVLSPDSAHGILSVIVNSVLTMKLNGMNIVQYLRTKPNQRKRRKGETLRESSRKDQEVPNLYVARQKNGIEEEDILGSGTKDSYDSDPTDESYSEPNEDSSLDSSEEDNPPIFMNQPRELEISEVDDDCERMTDEPIPERRPEPTTPKHFGTRFHTFTLDDINVSKWTQRI; translated from the exons ATGGTCATGATgtatggtggttcaaatgtcctttcacCGGACTCTGCCCATGGAATATTGAGTGTGATTGTCAATAGTGTCTTGACGATGAAGTTGAATGGGATGAACATCGTACAATATCTTCGAACAAAGCCAAatcaaagaaaaagaagaaagggaGAAACTCTGAGAGAGAGTTCCAGGAAAG ATCAAGAAGTTCCTAACCTCTATGTGGCCCGGCAAAAAAATGGCATAGAGGAAGAGGATATCCTAGGATCTGGTACGAAAGATTCATATGATAGTGATCCTACGGATGAATCGTACAGTGAGCCAAATGAGGATTCCTCACTAGACTCTTCTGAAGAAGACAATCCaccaatattcatgaatcaaccAAGAGAACTTGAAATTTCTGAAGTCGATGATGATTGTGAAAGAATGACAGATGAGCCAATTCCAGAAAGGAGACCAGAACCAACAACACCAAAACATTTTGGAACTAGATTCCATACCTTCACTCTGGATGACATCAATGTTTCAAAATGGACTCAAAGGATCTAA